A window from Theobroma cacao cultivar B97-61/B2 chromosome 3, Criollo_cocoa_genome_V2, whole genome shotgun sequence encodes these proteins:
- the LOC18603908 gene encoding uncharacterized protein LOC18603908 has product MKTVTGKILSSTPISVSKATKIISNFAATDNGASQAVSAYLRRASASFNELKQLHRELRKQSKSGCKHKKSKSETTVESAGESSLEPSVFNLTRGAVELSQQASHGCVDSEGKKHKNKKKREKGEVGNVGDGEGRSLIYDGESKRKKEKNEIGNYEEDEEKMVIEEPSEKKKHKKEKSGRKIENFQANGVKIEKGEMRHEAEGQWENKKKRKSREIEEGIENDSFSEPRKKKKKKIKNEVDN; this is encoded by the coding sequence ATGAAGACGGTAACGGGCAAAATCCTCTCTTCAACTCCGATTTCCGTCTCCAAAGCAACCAAAATCATCTCCAACTTCGCCGCTACAGACAACGGAGCGTCGCAAGCGGTGAGCGCATACCTTCGACGCGCCTCGGCTTCATTCAACGAGCTCAAACAGTTGCACAGGGAGCTGCGAAAACAGTCGAAATCGGGTTGCAAGCACAAGAAGTCCAAGTCTGAGACCACAGTGGAAAGTGCCGGCGAGTCGAGTCTAGAACCGAGTGTATTCAACTTGACTCGTGGTGCTGTGGAGCTGAGTCAACAGGCGAGTCATGGGTGTGTGGATAGTGAGGGAAAGAAGCAtaagaacaagaagaagagagagaagggTGAGGTTGGTAATGTCGGGGATGGTGAAGGCAGAAGTCTAATTTACGATGGAGAGAGCAAgaggaagaaggagaagaatgAGATTGGTAACTATGAGGAAGATGAGGAAAAGATGGTAATTGAGGAACCAAGTGAGAAAAAGAAGCACAAGAAGGAGAAAAGTGGccgaaaaattgaaaattttcaggCAAATGGGGTGAAAATTGAGAAGGGTGAAATGAGACATGAAGCAGAAGGGCAATGGGAGAACAAGAAGAAGCGTAAGAGTAGAGAGATTGAGGAGGGAATTGAAAATGATTCCTTTTCAGAGccaaggaagaagaagaagaagaagattaaaAATGAAGTGGATAATTGA